From the genome of Malus domestica chromosome 04, GDT2T_hap1, one region includes:
- the LOC103433022 gene encoding scarecrow-like protein 28 — MLAGCSSSTLLSPRHRLRSEAAAQLQACSFQLPSMSTQRLDLPCSFPRKDTSRSQPIRPVGLSVEKSIDSKAGGCSLKQSIRLPPLATSGPVTATAAFVETGKENHEQFWGEKKRGKRFADPVDDDESFRKRAKRKRGCGDNGGDGEGGGGLSLGQLGGGNFWFQPGFHLPPTTTQPPFSLTCSGDEERVCYVPAEEISQPLPLSNNPWLDSIVTEITDLGKKDGGGEASRGLVGEGSAGSSTSSESQSLALRVNVSASEHDTGNGTRNPFVPHGGAGVVAEEEEDDESEAEHLGFELVSLLTACVEAIGLKNIAAINHFIAKLGELASPKGSAISRLSAYYTEALSLRVTRLWPHVFQINAPRKFDRRDEDSGIELRLLNQVSPIPKFVHFTSNEILLRAFEGKDRVHIIDFDIKQGLQWPSLFQSLVSRTNPPSHVRITGIGESKQELNETGDRLAGFAGALNLPFEFHPVVDRLEDVRLWMLHVKEHESVAVNCVFQLHKTLYDTTGGALRDFLGLIRSTNPTLVLMAEQEAEHNESKLETRVSNSLKYYSAIFDSIGSSLPLESQARIKVEEMFAQEIRNIIACEGSDRLERHESFEKWRKLMEQEGFRCVGITEREMLQSQFLLKMYASENYTVKKQEKNGAAEALTLSWMDQPLYTVSAWTPVDAAAGSSSSFSQPS, encoded by the coding sequence ATGTTGGCTGGGTGCTCTAGTTCCACATTGTTGTCACCAAGGCATAGATTGAGGAGTGAAGCAGCGGCCCAGTTACAAGCTTGCAGTTTCCAGCTACCATCGATGAGCACGCAGAGATTGGACTTACCATGCAGTTTTCCCCGCAAGGACACCTCAAGGTCGCAACCCATTAGGCCTGTGGGGCTTTCGGTTGAGAAATCGATCGATTCGAAGGCGGGCGGTTGTTCTCTGAAGCAGAGCATCCGGCTGCCTCCTCTGGCTACCAGCGGTCCTGTGACGGCAACAGCGGCGTTCGTGGAGACAGGGAAGGAGAATCATGAACAGTTTTGGGGGGAGAAGAAGAGAGGGAAGAGGTTCGCGGACCCGGTGGATGATGATGAGTCTTTCAGAAAAAGGGCAAAGAGGAAAAGGGGTTGTGGGGATAATGGCGGTGACGGCGAAGGCGGCGGTGGTTTGAGTTTAGGCCAATTGGGTGGTGGGAATTTTTGGTTTCAGCCTGGCTTCCATCTCCCTCCAACGACGACTCAGCCTCCGTTCTCTCTGACATGTTCAGGGGATGAAGAGAGGGTTTGTTATGTTCCGGCAGAGGAGATTTCGCAGCCTCTTCCGTTGTCGAACAATCCTTGGTTGGACTCAATTGTGACTGAAATTACTGACTTGGGGAAGAAGGATGGCGGCGGCGAGGCTAGCCGTGGACTGGTGGGGGAAGGGTCAGCAGGGTCGAGTACTTCATCGGAGAGCCAGAGCTTGGCTTTGAGGGTAAATGTGAGTGCCTCCGAACACGACACGGGTAACGGTACTCGGAATCCTTTTGTCCCACATGGAGGAGCAGGGGTTGTggcagaggaggaggaggatgatgaGAGTGAGGCAGAGCATCTAGGGTTTGAGCTTGTCAGCTTGCTTACAGCTTGTGTGGAGGCAATTGGGTTGAAGAACATTGCAGCAATCAACCATTTTATAGCTAAGTTGGGGGAGCTTGCTTCGCCGAAAGGAAGCGCTATAAGCCGGCTTTCTGCTTATTACACTGAGGCATTATCTCTGAGAGTCACAAGGCTTTGGCCTCATGTGTTTCAGATCAACGCTCCTCGAAAGTTTGATCGAAGGGATGAGGACTCTGGGATTGAGCTGAGGCTTCTAAACCAGGTTAGCCCAATTCCAAAATTTGTTCATTTCACTTCAAATGAGATACTGCTGAGAGCTTTTGAAGGGAAGGACAGGGTTCACATCATAGATTTCGACATCAAGCAAGGGCTGCAGTGGCCCAGTTTGTTCCAGAGTTTGGTGTCAAGGACCAATCCTCCGAGCCATGTTAGGATCACGGGGATAGGGGAGTCGAAGCAAGAGCTCAACGAGACAGGAGATAGGCTTGCTGGATTTGCTGGGGCACTGAACCTACCTTTTGAGTTCCACCCGGTTGTGGATAGGTTGGAGGATGTGAGGCTTTGGATGCTTCATGTCAAGGAGCATGAGAGTGTGGCTGTGAATTGTGTTTTCCAACTGCACAAGACGCTTTATGACACGACAGGAGGAGCGCTGAGGGATTTTTTGGGACTCATTCGAAGTACAAACCCGACATTAGTCCTTATGGCAGAGCAAGAGGCCGAGCACAATGAGTCTAAGTTGGAGACAAGAGTCTCCAACTCATTGAAGTACTACTCTGCCATCTTTGACTCGATTGGTTCTAGTCTTCCCTTGGAGAGCCAGGCCAGGATCAAAGTAGAGGAGATGTTTGCACAAGAAATTAGGAACATCATTGCTTGTGAAGGAAGCGACAGGCTGGAGAGGCACGAGAGCTTTGAGAAGTGGAGGAAGTTGATGGAGCAAGAAGGGTTTCGATGCGTAGGGATAACGGAGAGGGAAATGCTTCAGAGCCAGTTTCTGTTAAAGATGTATGCTAGTGAGAATTACACCGTGAAGAAGCAAGAGAAAAACGGAGCAGCAGAAGCACTTACTCTAAGTTGGATGGATCAGCCTCTTTACACAGTCTCAGCATGGACACCAGTTGATGCAGCAGCAGGCAGCTCGTCATCATTTTCGCAACCAAGTTAA